A single genomic interval of uncultured Pseudodesulfovibrio sp. harbors:
- a CDS encoding O-acetylhomoserine aminocarboxypropyltransferase/cysteine synthase family protein, with translation MADKPYGPQTLALHAGHTPDSDTGSRAVPIHQTTSYVFRDAEHAADLFALKEPGYIYTRLMNPTTEVLEQRLAALHGGVGALAVASGMAAIFYATTAIVSAGQNIVSGSNIYGGTQTLFEHTFKRFGIEVRFVDSSDPANFEAAVDENTRMLYSEAIGNPRCNVDDLRGIADVAHSHGLPFVLDATVAPPPIFNPFDVGCDIAVYSLTKIIGGHGTSLGGGIVEKGDFDWAAYGKFPELTEPDPTYNNVNLWEELGGADGKPCPVFVTKVRTGMLRDTGATLSPMNSFQILQGMETLPLRARQHCENAQKVAEFLDTHYAVEWVNYAGLPSHPDHDRAKNTFPLGPGAVYGFGVKGGLEAGRKFIESVKLCSHLANILDAKTLVIHPASTTHSQSTPEEQLAAGVPADLIRISVGIEDAEDIIADLDQALVASQR, from the coding sequence ATGGCCGACAAACCATATGGTCCCCAGACTCTGGCCCTTCACGCAGGGCATACCCCGGACAGTGACACCGGCTCACGGGCCGTTCCCATTCACCAGACCACCAGTTATGTTTTCAGGGATGCCGAGCATGCGGCGGACCTGTTCGCGCTGAAGGAACCGGGCTATATTTATACCCGGCTCATGAACCCGACCACGGAAGTGCTGGAGCAGCGTTTGGCTGCGTTGCACGGTGGAGTTGGTGCGTTGGCCGTTGCTTCAGGCATGGCCGCGATTTTTTATGCGACGACCGCCATTGTGTCGGCCGGACAGAATATTGTCTCCGGTTCCAATATTTACGGTGGGACGCAGACTCTTTTTGAACATACTTTCAAGCGGTTCGGCATAGAGGTGCGTTTTGTGGATTCGTCCGATCCCGCGAATTTCGAGGCGGCGGTCGATGAAAATACCCGGATGCTTTACTCCGAAGCCATAGGTAACCCGCGTTGCAACGTCGACGATTTGCGAGGTATAGCGGACGTGGCCCACTCTCACGGCCTGCCTTTCGTTCTCGACGCCACTGTCGCTCCTCCGCCGATTTTCAATCCGTTTGACGTGGGTTGTGACATCGCCGTTTATTCATTGACGAAAATTATCGGTGGACATGGCACGAGTCTTGGCGGTGGCATTGTCGAGAAGGGCGATTTCGACTGGGCGGCGTACGGGAAGTTTCCTGAGCTGACCGAACCTGATCCGACCTACAACAACGTCAACCTTTGGGAGGAGCTAGGCGGTGCCGACGGCAAACCGTGTCCCGTGTTCGTGACCAAGGTTCGTACCGGAATGTTGCGCGATACCGGGGCCACGCTGTCTCCCATGAACAGCTTCCAGATATTGCAGGGCATGGAAACGTTGCCGCTGCGTGCTCGTCAGCATTGCGAGAACGCACAGAAGGTCGCGGAGTTTCTGGACACGCATTACGCAGTCGAGTGGGTCAATTACGCCGGGTTGCCGAGTCATCCCGACCATGATCGTGCAAAGAACACGTTCCCGCTTGGGCCGGGGGCAGTTTACGGTTTTGGTGTGAAGGGCGGGCTTGAGGCCGGCCGCAAGTTCATCGAGTCCGTCAAGCTGTGTTCGCATCTTGCCAACATTCTCGATGCCAAGACCTTGGTTATTCATCCTGCCTCGACCACGCATTCCCAGTCCACGCCGGAAGAGCAGTTGGCTGCGGGCGTCCCCGCTGACCTGATTCGCATTTCTGTGGGCATCGAGGATGCGGAGGATATCATTGCCGACCTTGATCAGGCGCTTGTGGCATCACAACGGTAA
- a CDS encoding S1C family serine protease, with protein MRRIVSVALLCLVVIVSACKAPSGGSGGTADVSPADQVFELLEQGKIDAASDVVAAHESFFAGAYGDPEVKASLDRLTGALEYKYSPVAMEILDAVNTVEWPVPQSRWSCTKKKLDDVRAQMDALKKVGAFRYPRYRPASYSQAVAALRDKEAVIRSDAAKYFASFPLSNGTDFFAVYPVSLDAPSFLDGNSQVWKAAMSSFSAKQTETFLSTYGVSLPASAKKEMTALYFKSLCPKGRKASLKNILAAYEKCRAAGMPLDSIPGIKIAFLQVTSPDLIKDKAIDFPINVKVDVPFEATKASMRQAFSHKAVKDADILILMNVAVSKAKRVVDENQKIESMYVASYVKEENPEYEIVKAELEAATEQYHAAKSKTTTSWAEDLIIHWVEESQKEDAIADTDKRLKELKEKMRKTPKYLSVANYQPYPVSKAHMDIYKFATVNYYVIDKRNRTFFRDTFDVKHKAFFTVCYDLQKSDPNRDKFLQTSVLEEDVVRYEMEPVVVNLSDLLDQYSNRPAARKKFVSMAALHRAVVKDRSVAQAKHKAEDFGYDKYYDKRFDNVVVVRNLGSGLGSGFYVTDDMVLTNYHVVEENDYVQLKLFDDRETMGRVIARDARLDLALIQADIKQKPVQFYSQRTIPLGVTLEIIGHPDGLEYTITRGALSSIREMKPINYIGSNTKVRYIQTDTATNGGNSGGPVFYRNKVIGVLDWGYNKISDGRNAQGLNFAIHYSEVFKFLEHNGIRYHKGS; from the coding sequence ATGAGACGAATTGTATCCGTCGCGTTGTTGTGTCTGGTGGTGATTGTGTCAGCGTGCAAGGCTCCCTCGGGAGGAAGCGGGGGCACAGCAGATGTCTCTCCGGCTGATCAAGTGTTTGAGCTTCTTGAACAGGGAAAGATAGACGCGGCATCTGATGTCGTTGCAGCTCACGAATCGTTTTTTGCCGGGGCGTATGGAGATCCTGAGGTGAAGGCCTCGCTTGACCGGCTGACCGGTGCTTTGGAATATAAATATTCTCCGGTTGCCATGGAAATTCTGGATGCGGTCAATACGGTTGAATGGCCTGTTCCCCAATCGCGCTGGTCGTGCACCAAAAAGAAGCTTGATGATGTGCGCGCCCAAATGGATGCATTGAAGAAAGTCGGGGCATTCAGATATCCCCGGTATCGTCCTGCTTCCTATTCTCAGGCCGTTGCCGCGTTGCGAGATAAGGAAGCCGTAATTCGCAGTGATGCAGCAAAATATTTTGCTTCCTTTCCGTTGTCGAACGGCACTGATTTCTTTGCCGTGTATCCTGTGTCGCTTGATGCCCCCTCTTTTCTGGATGGAAACAGCCAGGTCTGGAAAGCGGCCATGTCCTCGTTTTCTGCCAAGCAGACAGAGACATTCCTTTCCACGTACGGGGTGTCGTTGCCTGCATCGGCAAAGAAGGAAATGACGGCTCTCTATTTCAAGTCCTTATGTCCCAAAGGTCGTAAGGCTTCACTGAAAAATATACTTGCTGCCTATGAAAAATGCAGGGCCGCAGGTATGCCGCTCGATTCCATTCCCGGCATCAAGATCGCATTTTTGCAGGTAACGAGTCCTGACTTGATTAAGGACAAGGCCATCGATTTTCCGATCAACGTCAAGGTGGATGTCCCGTTTGAGGCCACCAAGGCGAGTATGCGTCAGGCCTTTTCGCACAAGGCGGTCAAGGATGCGGACATTCTCATTCTCATGAATGTGGCGGTGTCCAAGGCCAAGCGGGTCGTTGATGAGAATCAGAAGATCGAATCGATGTACGTTGCTTCCTACGTCAAGGAAGAAAATCCGGAATATGAGATCGTCAAGGCCGAACTTGAAGCCGCGACTGAGCAGTATCATGCGGCAAAGAGCAAGACGACAACATCATGGGCGGAAGATCTTATTATCCATTGGGTTGAAGAGTCGCAGAAAGAGGATGCCATTGCCGACACGGATAAGCGTCTCAAGGAATTGAAAGAGAAGATGCGGAAGACGCCGAAATATCTTTCAGTCGCCAATTACCAGCCATATCCTGTTTCCAAGGCTCATATGGATATCTACAAGTTCGCTACTGTGAACTATTATGTGATCGACAAACGTAACCGGACTTTTTTCAGGGATACGTTTGATGTGAAGCACAAGGCGTTTTTTACGGTTTGCTACGATCTTCAGAAGTCAGACCCCAACCGGGATAAATTTCTCCAGACGTCCGTTCTTGAAGAAGATGTCGTCAGGTATGAGATGGAGCCGGTTGTGGTGAATCTGTCCGATCTTCTGGATCAGTATTCAAACCGTCCGGCAGCCAGAAAGAAGTTTGTCTCCATGGCCGCCTTGCATCGTGCCGTTGTGAAGGACCGCAGCGTCGCACAGGCCAAGCACAAGGCCGAGGATTTCGGATATGACAAATATTACGACAAGCGGTTCGATAATGTCGTTGTTGTTCGTAATCTCGGCAGCGGACTTGGCAGTGGGTTCTACGTGACTGACGACATGGTGCTGACCAATTATCATGTGGTTGAAGAGAATGACTATGTGCAGCTTAAGCTGTTTGATGATCGTGAAACCATGGGACGCGTCATTGCCCGTGATGCCCGTCTCGATCTTGCGCTCATTCAGGCCGATATCAAACAGAAACCGGTGCAGTTCTACTCACAACGAACAATTCCGTTGGGGGTTACCCTGGAAATAATCGGGCATCCAGATGGGTTGGAGTACACTATTACCCGAGGAGCTCTCAGTTCCATTCGTGAGATGAAGCCCATCAATTACATCGGTTCCAATACCAAGGTCCGTTATATCCAAACCGACACCGCAACCAACGGCGGCAATTCCGGTGGGCCTGTTTTTTACAGGAACAAGGTTATCGGTGTGCTTGATTGGGGATATAACAAGATCAGCGATGGGCGAAATGCTCAGGGGCTGAATTTTGCCATTCATTATTCGGAAGTGTTCAAATTTCTCGAACACAATGGAATTCGTTATCATAAAGGGAGCTGA
- the traT gene encoding complement resistance protein TraT — translation MLKNISQIVLLTVAALVLASCVSTQKNKYRLVKDEATGYSYGATKSGEFIADPAMFRNSKMKLRIRNTTGDSSLDMYNFRRQLEDAYSGVGYQITTGDDFGILLDVNVKYFGQATEMLPSEYTFLGAAGGAVAGSTAGIQNGRAADTITGMAAGAVIGAALTEIIRNYATEETFIIISSITMATVMPEYTEDEQTISFVTGKKIRQKKTNFKGFRSRDTIDLAVYAGGRMADKSDIIDEVRRRHLRILKDVI, via the coding sequence ATGTTGAAGAATATATCTCAAATCGTGTTGTTGACTGTTGCCGCCTTGGTGTTGGCGTCATGTGTATCCACACAGAAGAACAAGTACAGGCTCGTGAAGGATGAAGCGACCGGTTATTCTTATGGAGCGACCAAGAGCGGCGAATTTATTGCCGATCCGGCCATGTTCCGCAATAGCAAGATGAAGCTTCGTATCCGTAACACCACGGGTGACTCGTCGCTGGATATGTATAATTTCCGTCGTCAGCTTGAAGACGCTTACAGCGGTGTTGGTTATCAGATCACCACCGGTGATGATTTCGGTATTTTGCTTGATGTCAATGTCAAGTACTTCGGGCAGGCAACAGAGATGCTTCCTTCCGAGTATACGTTTCTTGGTGCTGCTGGTGGTGCTGTGGCCGGTTCTACGGCAGGCATTCAGAACGGCAGGGCAGCCGACACGATTACCGGTATGGCCGCGGGTGCTGTCATTGGTGCGGCGTTGACTGAAATTATTCGTAATTATGCCACGGAGGAGACGTTTATCATTATTTCCTCCATCACCATGGCGACCGTGATGCCTGAGTATACCGAAGACGAGCAGACGATTTCGTTTGTTACCGGCAAGAAGATTAGACAGAAGAAGACGAACTTCAAGGGGTTCCGGTCTCGTGATACCATTGACCTCGCCGTATATGCGGGCGGCAGGATGGCAGATAAGTCTGATATCATTGACGAGGTGCGCCGACGCCACTTGCGTATTTTGAAAGACGTTATCTAG
- a CDS encoding ferredoxin-thioredoxin reductase catalytic domain-containing protein, producing MDAKKLYEHLKMIQEPKGYYFNNDMDMTMPLIESLLTNKERMGYMACPCRLANGEFENDKDIVCPCVYREEDVKEYGACFCGLYVSKEFNDGTIEKKVVPERRPPEKILF from the coding sequence ATGGACGCGAAGAAACTCTATGAACACCTGAAAATGATTCAGGAACCCAAGGGCTATTATTTCAATAACGACATGGACATGACCATGCCGCTCATTGAAAGTCTGCTGACCAACAAGGAACGCATGGGTTACATGGCCTGTCCCTGCCGTCTCGCCAACGGCGAATTCGAAAACGACAAGGACATCGTCTGTCCCTGCGTCTACCGAGAGGAAGACGTCAAAGAATACGGAGCCTGTTTCTGCGGGCTGTACGTCAGCAAGGAGTTCAACGACGGAACCATCGAGAAAAAAGTGGTCCCGGAAAGACGGCCGCCTGAGAAGATACTTTTTTAA
- a CDS encoding glutaredoxin family protein encodes MSEDIKVFALSTCIHCRNAKKYLDECGVKYNCVHVDELTGEDRKQVVQEIKKHNPSVSFPTIVFKDTVVVGYHKDKIDEALKG; translated from the coding sequence ATGAGCGAAGATATAAAAGTATTCGCCCTTTCCACCTGCATCCATTGCAGAAATGCCAAAAAATATCTCGACGAATGCGGGGTAAAATACAACTGCGTTCATGTTGACGAGCTCACTGGAGAGGACCGTAAGCAGGTGGTTCAGGAAATCAAGAAACACAATCCTTCAGTATCGTTTCCGACCATTGTCTTCAAAGATACGGTTGTGGTGGGCTACCATAAAGACAAGATCGACGAAGCACTCAAGGGGTAG
- a CDS encoding amino acid ABC transporter permease: protein MDSTTPRKRQFTPLDAAIIAALAGVIGYVIYKASTGLNYHWNWSVIPQFLLRFDTAEQAWKPGLLTEGLITTVRLSIWSGILGTAVGIAMGLFRVSPSLFKRQIAGTYVGLIRNTPPLVLIFIFYFFIGDQIMTAIRIDDFIRTLSPTAKPMMEFLFGPMERFPQFLSAIITLSLFEGAYIAEIVRAGIESIESGQWEAATALGMGRMQSMRFIILPQAMQRMLPALAGQFISIVKDSAIVSVISIQELTFQGQQIMTTTYRSFEVWTTVLVMYFILTFACSMIVRKLELAMQRN from the coding sequence TTGGACTCGACAACACCACGCAAAAGACAATTCACTCCGCTGGACGCCGCGATTATCGCGGCTCTGGCGGGCGTGATCGGCTATGTCATCTACAAGGCCTCGACAGGACTGAACTACCACTGGAACTGGAGTGTCATTCCGCAGTTCCTGCTGCGCTTTGATACGGCGGAACAGGCATGGAAACCGGGTCTGCTGACCGAAGGACTGATAACAACCGTTCGCCTGAGCATCTGGTCCGGCATACTCGGCACCGCCGTCGGTATTGCCATGGGTCTGTTTCGCGTCAGCCCCAGCCTGTTCAAACGGCAAATCGCGGGAACGTATGTCGGCCTGATCCGCAACACGCCGCCTCTGGTACTCATTTTCATTTTTTATTTCTTCATTGGCGACCAGATAATGACCGCCATCCGGATCGACGATTTCATCCGCACGCTTTCACCGACAGCGAAACCGATGATGGAATTTCTTTTCGGCCCGATGGAGCGGTTCCCGCAATTCCTGTCTGCCATCATCACTCTTTCTCTGTTTGAAGGAGCGTATATCGCGGAAATCGTCCGCGCAGGAATCGAATCCATCGAATCTGGACAATGGGAAGCCGCCACGGCACTCGGCATGGGACGAATGCAGAGCATGCGGTTCATTATTCTGCCGCAAGCCATGCAACGCATGTTGCCAGCACTGGCAGGACAGTTTATATCAATCGTGAAAGACTCGGCCATTGTATCTGTCATTTCAATTCAGGAACTGACATTTCAAGGCCAGCAGATAATGACCACGACATACCGGAGCTTCGAGGTCTGGACTACAGTACTTGTCATGTACTTCATCCTGACTTTTGCCTGCTCCATGATCGTCAGAAAACTCGAACTCGCCATGCAAAGGAACTGA